A genome region from Plasmodium vivax chromosome 11, whole genome shotgun sequence includes the following:
- a CDS encoding hypothetical protein (encoded by transcript PVX_113260A), which translates to MGGVTASRWGTILWCILFFSLLASSASVEWVATEQCPPSASSRGNSRWKRTLADTLAEGGEEIVNDNGLSIAQVEDMCKKKDASLSDKIYGLYLHDTKDLFVELINFVMYTDYEEHVKTEKKIFTSTHRSLTFMKENIKKKMEELINSARKYIDELLGSYDFLDKNEWESISKLNLFLDINGDQDVLLINGRDIFFHVMEVSFTKIIPLNTQDVLENVTELFKHNKNIYEEYEKKVFKIEKDIKTFLGTGGNRFPLNYTHWNNSYINITQNVAVRAFMDDFYSYFGRLERKLLYNPKRLTRIDISFLDGTLEAINNIIKSTIEHKTEMLFSLLNGIFEGDLRSILGFFTHLFDTERKKNEVVLKAIETEKAGMMYDSNFLFDVESLYVEEKKDIQNALSKFSHFMKVNFGFDVGSTSVHLLKSKIEDAEVEQKEQQIMKLFKIIVHELLCRKQVIEFFALVNSLKKNSKTVISYFRKVWGCLTTKNDTCIFIETRRLIPLMSRYTEIREKNNCDFKHNDSEENVVDLMKDIKSTLYRYRIAIKILFLLIEDLKLAKQLNVDYERLVREKKKAQKENYDSRERDREKREKIYKKAVEEWTSKLETKKSAIDSNKNAIIFYLCLIKEFKLG; encoded by the exons ATGGGCGGGGTGACTGCCTCTCGGTGGGGGACCATCCTTTGGTGCATTTTATTCTTCTCACTTTTGGCGAGTAGCGCGTCCGTCGAATGGGTTGCCACTGAGCA atgCCCGCCCAGCGCTAGCTCACGCGGAAACTCAAGATGGAAGAGGACGTTGGCAGATACCCTCGCCGAAGGAGGCGAAGAGATTGTAAACGACAACGGGCTGTCCATAGCCCAAGTGGAAGATATGTGCAAAAAGAAAGACGCAAGTTTGTCGGATAAAATATACGGCTTGTATCTGCATGACACGAAGGATCTCTTCGTGGAGCTAATCAATTTCGTCATGTACACGGATTATGAAGAGCATGTGAAAACTGAGAAAAAGATTTTCACATCCACTCACCGTTCGTTAACATTTatgaaggaaaatataaaaaaaaaaatggaagaattGATTAATTCAGCTAGGAAGTATATCGATGAGCTGTTGGGAAGTTACGATTTTTTAGACAAAAATGAGTGGGAGTCCATATCTAAGTTAAATTTATTCTTAGATATAAATGGAGACCAGGATGTGTTGTTGATAAATGGAagggatatattttttcacgtgATGGAAGTGAGTTTCACGAAAATAATTCCCCTAAATACGCAGGACGTGTTGGAAAATGTTACTGAATTGTTTAAACATAATAAGAATATTTatgaagagtatgaaaagaAAGTTTTTAAGATTGAAAAGGacataaaaacatttttaggaACTGGAGGGAATAGGTTTCCCCTGAATTATACCCACTGGAATAATAGCTACATTAATATTACCCAGAATGTGGCAGTGAGAGCTTTTATGGATGATTTTTACAGCTATTTTGGCCGCCTAGAAAGGAAGCTCCTATATAACCCTAAGAGATTGACAAGGATAGACATATCCTTCTTAGATGGGACGTTGGAAGCGATtaataacattataaaatCCACAATTGAACACAAAACGGAGATGTTATTTAGTCTCTTAAACGGCATATTTGAGGGAGATTTAAGGTCCATTTTGGGTTTTTTCACCCACCTATTTGATACAGAACGTAAGAAGAACGAAGTGGTTTTAAAAGCCATTGAGACAGAAAAGGCGGGGATGATGTACGACAGTAACTTTCTATTCGACGTAGAATCTTTATatgtggaagaaaaaaaagatatacaaAATGCCTTGTCCAAATTCAGCCATTTTATGAAAGTCAATTTTGGTTTCGATGTGGGCAGCACAAGTGTTCACTTGCTCAAAAGTAAAATTGAAGACGCGGAGGTGGAGCAGAAGGAGCAGCAAATTATGAAGCTGTTCAAAATTATCGTCCACGAATTGTTGTGTAGAAAACAAGTTATCGAATTTTTTGCCCTTGTAAATTCGCTGAAGAAAAACTCCAAAACGGTCATCTCCTATTTTAGGAAAGTTTGGGGCTGCCTGACCACCAAAAATGACACTTGCATATTTATCGAAACGAGGAGGTTGATTCCGCTCATGTCTAGGTATACAGAaattagggaaaaaaataactgcgATTTTAAACACAATGACAGTGAAGAAAATGTAGTAGATCTGATGAAGGATATAAAGAGTACGCTCTACCGATATAGGATTGCCATCAAAATATTGTTCCTGCTGATTGAGGACCTCAAGTTGGCCAAGCAGCTTAACGTCGACTATGAACGGCTGGtcagggagaagaagaaagcgCAGAAGGAAAATTACGACAGCAGGGAGAGGGACAgggagaaaagggagaaaatttacaaaaaggcCGTCGAGGAATGGACCAGCAAGTTGGAGACCAAGAAGAGCGCCATCGACTCGAACAAGAACGCCATCATATTCTACCTCTGCTTAATTAAGGAGTTCAAACTGGGTTAG
- a CDS encoding hypothetical protein, conserved (encoded by transcript PVX_113255A): MADNLKDIDINNFGPQIDNIIKEAFKTCVVQSEKACQRNYIPAVVMAVLIFNALVYIGHKLGRNFLIQL; encoded by the exons ATGGCAGACAATTTGAAAGATATTGACATTAACAACTTTGGCCCACAAATCGATAACATCATTAAGGAAGCCTTTAAAACGTGTGTAGTTCAATCAGAAAAGGCATGCCAACGTAACTACATTCCAGCCGTCGTGATGGCCGTGCTGATTTTTAACGCTCTTGTGTATATTGGCCACAAGCTAGGAAGAAAC tTTTTAATCCAACTGTAG
- a CDS encoding hypothetical protein (encoded by transcript PVX_113250A), producing the protein MVDNKNNCSGGSHGFSNGSAGSLNKVNTFLKVFVFTLVILAIQCFNESISASVQKSSGNGAIVASRLLKDDFNDSTGTLAIFEEDGSSENLSVDGSESQLDEFGSAGNLSLCSTLDGEVQVPEEDVPEKKRKSSKENVHVHKLMGETTMADMEYEENFMKECRNEKRKGKFHKRVLRFLKKHHYTLPAVLAIILGITIGKEVAIGVIVVYVVLLVLRFVHKKYV; encoded by the exons atggttgATAATAAGAATAACTGCTCCGGGGGATCCCATGGATTCAGCAATGGAAGTGCTGGAAGTTTAAACAAAGTCAACACTTTTCTCAAAGTTTTTGTCTTTACTTTAGTAATTTTGGCCATCCAATGCTTTAACGAAAGT ATTTCCGCATCTGTACAGAAGAGCTCAGGAAATGGAGCCATCGTGGCTAGCAGACTGTTAAAAGACGATTTTAATGACAGTACTGGTACCCTCGCCATATTTGAAGAGGACGGTTCATCAGAAAACCTATCAGTTG ATGGCAGCGAAAGCCAACTAGACGAATTTGGAAGCGCTGGAAACCTCTCCTTATGCAGTACCCTTGATGGTGAAGTCCAAGTACCCGAAGAAGATGTGCctgaaaagaaaagaaaatcatCCAAAGAAAACGTCCACGTACACAAATTAATGGGAGAGACCACCATGGCCGATATGGAATATGAAGAGAATTTCATGAAGGAGTgcagaaatgaaaagagaaaaggaaagttTCACAAAAGAGTGTTAAGATTCCTCAAGAAACACCACTACACTCTTCCAGCTGTTTTGGCCATTATTTTGGGAATAACAATCGGAAAAGAAGTAGCAATAGGAGTGATAGTAGTATATGTAGTATTATTGGTACTCCGAtttgtacacaaaaaatacGTGTAA
- a CDS encoding hypothetical protein (encoded by transcript PVX_113245A), whose translation MNTFNHIVKIALFTLFIYTSANNGINENGLGKAVGSKNIRCLSEVNGNYARSEFGSQGEQSQFVNGDNTNEQRDGSRDSFGSQNSQWSNGYQSQTGSDPQMHERVYRNSDVPEYYNSNNNMRYVSPGNNFNKELYEKLKNNAVFIIPALLVGFYVLRNTGTQSLLMLAAIAGILMYTHHYVK comes from the exons atgaatacctTTAACCACATCGTCAAGATTGCCCTCTTCACCCTCTTCATT TACACCTCCGCCAACAACGGAATTAACGAAAATGGCCTTGGAAAAGCCGTAGgctcaaaaaatataagatgTCTCTCTGAAGTGAACGGTAATTATGCAAGATCAGAATTCGGCTCTCAAGGTGAACAAAGCCAATTTGTCAATGGGGACAAcacaaatgaacaaagaGATGGCAGCAGAGATAGCTTCGGCTCTCAAAACAGCCAATGGAGTAACGGCTACCAAAGCCAAACTGGCTCTGACCCACAAATGCACGAAAGAGTCTACAGAAACAGTGATGTCCCAGAATATTACAACAGCAATAACAACATGAGATACGTATCCCCAGGAAATAACTTCAACAAGGagttatatgaaaaattaaagaacAACGCTGTGTTTATCATCCCAGCGTTGCTAGTAGGTTTCTATGTTCTGAGGAACACCGGAACCCAGAGCTTGTTAATGTTGGCCGCCATTGCTGGTATCCTCATGTACACGCACCACTACGTTAAATAA
- a CDS encoding hypothetical protein (encoded by transcript PVX_113240A), with product MVNSKNNNSGKKAFGVSFLTKLAIFSVLVGSLNTFTFSNNGECSNNQVAVGSASTAQYGRWLAENEEPSSSSSSGKKSKGKSSKKKKDSKKSKKKNECPLEDESCCPQFPQEVNEEEMEQLGSIFQELSDKLNVGEHLKQYEGQMEEFAKKFEEGNEESLNMDFCKDLFGNLADSLIEAYAKDTSDEKKMKMKRNAQRATNRLLKYCLKEQKKQHTKKEKKKNKGKGKGKGKGKEAEIEHEPKIDETSVEEFEKEFERVMEMDNDTEN from the exons atggtgaacTCAAAGAATAATAACTCCGGAAAGAAGGCTTTTGGCGTTTCTTTTCTTACCAAATTGGCCATATTTTCTGTTTTAGTTGGGAGCTTGAACACCTTTACTTTT AGTAACAATGGTGAGTGCTCAAACAACCAAGTTGCCGTCGGATCCGCGTCAACTGCACAATACGGCAGATGGTTAgcggaaaatgaagaaccatcatcttcttcttcctccggcaaaaaaagcaaaggtaaatcaagtaaaaaaaagaaagattccaaaaaaagcaaaaaaaaaaatgaatgcccATTAGAAGACGAATCATGCTGCCCTCAGTTTCCCCAAGAAGTTaacgaagaagaaatggAACAATTAGGAAGCATATTTCAAGAGTTATCAGATAAGTTAAATGTAGGAGAGCATTTAAAACAATATGAAGGACAGATGGAGGAATTCGCAAagaaatttgaagaaggtAATGAGGAAAGTCTAAACATGGACTTTTGTAAAGATTTATTTGGAAATTTGGCAGATTCTTTGATAGAAGCATATGCTAAAGATACAAGtgatgaaaagaaaatgaaaatgaaaagaaatgcTCAAAGAGCTACCAACAGGTTGCTTAAGTACTGTTTGAAAGAGCAGAAAAAacaacacacaaaaaaggaaaagaaaaagaataaagGAAAGGGTAAAGGAAAGGGCAAAGGAAAGGAAGCTGAAATTGAACATGAACCTAAAATTGATGAAACAAGTGTAGAGGAATTTGAAAAGGAATTTGAAAGGGTAATGGAAATGGATAATGACacagaaaattaa